A genomic region of Phragmites australis chromosome 2, lpPhrAust1.1, whole genome shotgun sequence contains the following coding sequences:
- the LOC133909210 gene encoding sialyltransferase-like protein 1: MKRPPLRRSFAVLIFVVLVGVGSVNTALRRAAAPAPAREAPPLPLDLARLNATLLRLAAVDPSEASLRRDVDDLLEGRLPASSARARAWRRRDRLLLHPLHLHHRGHHPDDGHDTLLHPLPRQEQFHLDPALRRALRSWHRLRRYDPAVLRSLPSLLSLPGRIPSCAVVGNSGILLRANHGALIDSHDAVFRLNNARISGFAAHVGSKTNFSFINSNILHLCARRPGCFCHPYGEGVPILLYICQAAHFLDVAACNATSHSRHGAPISVTDARLDVLCARIVKYYSLRRFVAETGHAAEEWDRAHDAAMFHYSSGMQAIMVAAGVCDRVNVFGFGKATDAKHHYHSNQKTELDLHDYEAEYAFYRDLAERPQVVPFLKDAGFAVPPVVFYH; the protein is encoded by the coding sequence atGAAGCGGCCGCCGCTGCGGCGCTCGTTCGCGGTGCTCATCTTCGTCGTGCTCGTCGGGGTGGGTTCGGTGAACACCGCGCTCCGGCgcgccgcggcgccggcgcccgcgcGGGAGGCCCCGCCGCTCCCCCTCGACCTGGCGCGCCTCAACGCCACGCTCCTACGCCTGGCCGCCGTCGATCCCTCCGAGGCGTCGCTGCGGCGCGACGTGGATGACCTCCTCGAGGGCCGCCTCCCGGCCTCCTCGGCGCGCGCCCGCGCGTGGCGGCGCCGCGACAggctcctcctccaccctctCCATCTCCACCACCGCGGCCACCACCCGGACGACGGCCACGACACCCTGCTCCACCCGCTCCCGCGCCAGGAGCAGTTCCACCTCGACCCCGCCCTCCGCCGCGCGCTCCGCTCCTGGCACCGCCTCCGCCGCTACGACCCCGCCGTCCTTCGCagcctcccctccctcctctccctccccggCCGCATCCCCTCCTGCGCCGTCGTCGGCAACAGCGGCATCCTCCTCCGGGCAAACCACGGGGCCCTCATCGACTCTCACGACGCCGTGTTCCGCCTCAACAACGCCCGCATCTCGGGCTTCGCCGCGCACGTCGGCAGCAAGACCAACTTCTCCTTCATCAACAGCAACATCCTCCACCTCTGCGCGCGCCGCCCAGGCTGCTTCTGCCACCCCTACGGCGAAGGCGTCCCCATTCTCCTCTACATCTGCCAGGCCGCCCACTTCCTCGACGTCGCCGCCTGCAACGCCACCTCCCACTCCCGCCACGGCGCCCCTATCTCCGTCACCGACGCCCGCCTCGACGTCCTCTGCGCGCGCATCGTCAAATACTACTCCCTCCGCCGGTTCGTCGCCGAGACGGGCCACGCTGCCGAGGAGTGGGACCGCGCGCACGACGCGGCTATGTTCCACTACTCGTCCGGGATGCAGGCCATCATGGTCGCGGCGGGAGTGTGCGACAGGGTCAACGTGTTTGGGTTCGGGAAGGCCACCGACGCGAAGCACCATTACCACAGCAACCAGAAGACGGAGCTGGACCTTCACGACTACGAGGCGGAGTACGCCTTCTACCGCGACCTCGCCGAGCGCCCGCAGGTAGTCCCCTTCCTCAAGGATGCCGGGTTCGCCGTCCCGCCCGTCGTGTTCTACCATTAG